The Drosophila yakuba strain Tai18E2 chromosome X, Prin_Dyak_Tai18E2_2.1, whole genome shotgun sequence DNA segment TTCGAGGAACTGGATCTCGATGCCAAGAAGAAGAGCAGCCTGCTGCATCCCGAAAAGCAGAAACGCATCAAGGCCGAGGGCTACACGGCACAGGATATTGCCCTGCGCAACGATCTGGCTGCCACAGAGTTTATGAAGGCTGAAAATGCACTGGCTGCCCTGCAGGGCATCGGTTCCATTCGCATCGATGACGAGCGCATTGCCAAGCATAAGAAGACCACGCCAGAGATCCTGGAGTGCTGCAAGGATCTGAAGCTATTGGGCCGCAAGGATATCAAGGGACTCATGCAATGGTGGAAAGATGTCAGGGAGCTGTTCGTTAAAAAGGAAACGCCACTGGTCGTCGGCGATGGCGAAGAGGAGAAGCCCAAGAAGCCATTGACGCAAGCGGAAATTGAGGATATGGAAGATGCCGAACTGCAAACGCAAATTGACACAATTGTCGAAGAGGAGAAGAAGGATCTAAAGCGTAAGCGTAAGAAGACGCTCAAGACTAAGGCAAAACTGCACGAGAAAATGAACCTTAACATGGTGATCAAGGGAGACGATGGCCCAGTCGAGGAAATGGAACATGAAATCTTCGACCTCAAGAATATCAACACCTCTGCGGAGCTCGACGATTTGCTAGATGTTCAACCTGACTTTGCCGTCGATGAAACGCAGCCAGAGCAAGCAAAGCtgccaaaatacaaatatttcgaCAAGGATGAGGGTAACATCAATGATGATCTAAACTATGACGACGACAACGAAGAGGAACAAAGCGAGGCATCCGAAGACGAGGATCAAATCAATGATAAGCAGGGCCTGGGCCTtagtgatgatgatgatgatgaggacaATCCGAAGGGTaaaaacaagaggaaaaaGCGCTCCGAGAATCCGCTGATTAAATCCAATGATTTCCGCGATAAAAACACTAAGCGAGAGCAACGCGTACAGCTTTGGTACGAGAAAGATGTACTACAAAATATCCAGTCCGATGACGACGAAGAAACCTACGATCTGAACAATCTGGCCAAGGAATACAAGGCCAAGGGTGTCGCCGTTCTGGGTGAGAGCACCCTTAAGCCGGACGCCGATGAGACCATCCAGGGAAAGAAGGCCAAACGTCGTGCACGCCATGAAGCCGCAGCCAAAGACAGCAGCTCAGAGTCGTCCGATTCCGAAGATGAGGCCAACGAGGATGGCGAAGGTGAAGGCGAACAGACAGCTGCTGGTGAGTAAAATAAAGCGTTTAACATTCCTAAAGTTAACTTATCATTTCCTTTTATCAGGTGCAAACGCAAAGAAGGTTCGCCTATCCGAAAACGAAATGGCTCTGGGTGCACTGCTGACACGAAACAAGAAAACACGCCGTGACCTGATCGACGCAGCCTGGAACCGCTACGCTTTCAACGATGAGAACGTTCCCGTTTGGTTCAAACTGGATGAGGACGAGCATATGACCAAGCCAACGCCAGTTCCGAAGGAACTAACCGCCGAGTACCAGCGCAAGTTGCAGGAGGTGAACGTGCGCCCCATCAAGAAGGTCATGGAGGCCAAGGCACGCAAGCACCGTCGTGCCACCAAACGCTTGGCCAAGGCTAAGAAGATGGCCGAAAAGATTATGGAGAACAACGATGCCACCAATCACGAGAAGTCCAAGCAGCTCAAGAAGGTGTACAAAAAGGCgcaggagaagaagaaggaggTCACATATGTGGTGGCCAAGAAGCAGACAGCAGCTCGTCGCGCCCGTCGTCCTGCAGGTGTAAAGGGTCGCTATAAGGTCGTGGATCCACGCGAGAAGAAGGACAAGCGGTCGATGGATGCAAAGAAGAGGCGCGAAAAGGGTGGAAAAGGTCGCAAGGGGAAGGggcgtaaataaatttaaatctaaaaaataaatatgtaatattttatagatACTAAATATACGTGTAAAAATcaggttgtttttttttgcttttaatatGAATATGCACATTTAAGATAAGAACTCAGTAGCGAAACTGCAAATGTAAACTGAAAACTGTTGTTTCctttcataaatatatgtatttatatttacttcATGTGAATTCGACTTTTTCACGCCCATTGCAACGCCTTCGAACACAAAGAACCGCAGCAATCACCTCCAGTTACttaaaaaacatttctcagtaaaaagaaaccaaaatgAAGCCATTCAAAAACACTGTATATGTTTTCAGAGGAAGTCTTTTGCACTCTTTTtgaattcattaattttatttcgattttatgcgttatgtaaaaaaaaaatgagttGAGTTTTGGATAAATGTCGTGCATGCGAACGCCATCTGCCATTTGACGATAATGCactaaattataaacaatatcaaaagcaaaaccatTTCTAATATCTGAGTTTGCGGCTATACGGAGTAATCCGTGTAAGCTAGTGTATTATAAGTTACTTTaattataatcataataaataaatgcataccggtctgttaaatattatttcatttcatataaataattttataaatgatATTCTGTTTACTATTCCAATACAATTCAACCAGTTATTATGAGTTCTTATTTTATGTATTCTAATAgtatacacatataaatatttttataaaaaggtATGAAGGGACTTGTAGATAAGAAGACatcgcttttttttattatccGCTCTCTTCgcaatttattttagctgATCATCTCGCGGTACTTCAGCTTGTGCTTGGTCAGCATGTCCGTAACTGTGACCagctttttaattgaaagtaTGTTGGATAACTCGTGAAGTTCTTGCGAATGTGATACACAGATGTGATGCAAGGTAGCCAGCTCGCGTCCTAGAAGCATatcatattatatttaataccACTACAGCTTAATTAGACTAAGAAATAATTACCAGTGTCTTGTGAATTCAGATTTGTACTTTGTTCGACAAACATTCCAAGCGGTTGGTTCGGATCGTTGACCGAGGACAGTTGATCCAAGAAAACAATCATACGTTCCTTGTTCTTCAAGATAAACGGATTGACAACCTCCATGTATTGTTCCTAAAattaagaaaagaaaaccatttTATGTTGGTGATCATATAATTGACTACAATCGCACGCACCTTGCCGCCGAATTCAATCAAGTTGGCCAGATTCTGCAGACACTTGGCGACCATGACTAACGACCGAGTTGCTGCCATTGGTGGCGTCTCACTGACCAAGCCAAATTGGCGTGGATTCAGCAGCGCTGGGCACAGAAGGCGCAAGAATATAAAGCCAGAGACGACGCGGGTGCGAACCAGCCGCTCTGTCGGCCACTTAGCCATCACAGCCTTCTGAAGACAGCTGCAAATGAAACGCACATTGCGGGGACAGGCGTCCGG contains these protein-coding regions:
- the LOC6524924 gene encoding pre-rRNA 2'-O-ribose RNA methyltransferase FTSJ3, with amino-acid sequence MGKKTKVGKTRKDKFYQLAKETGLRSRAAFKLIQLNRKFGFLQQSQVCLDLCAAPGGWMQVAKQNMPVSSIVIGVDLFPIRPIAGCIGLVEDITTEKCRQSLTKELQSWKADVVLHDGAPNVGRNWLYDAYQQICLTLNALKLSTLFLRNGGWFVTKVFRSKDYNALLWVLKQLFKKVHATKPSASRKESAEIFVVCQGYLAPDHIDPRLLDSKYVFEELDLDAKKKSSLLHPEKQKRIKAEGYTAQDIALRNDLAATEFMKAENALAALQGIGSIRIDDERIAKHKKTTPEILECCKDLKLLGRKDIKGLMQWWKDVRELFVKKETPLVVGDGEEEKPKKPLTQAEIEDMEDAELQTQIDTIVEEEKKDLKRKRKKTLKTKAKLHEKMNLNMVIKGDDGPVEEMEHEIFDLKNINTSAELDDLLDVQPDFAVDETQPEQAKLPKYKYFDKDEGNINDDLNYDDDNEEEQSEASEDEDQINDKQGLGLSDDDDDEDNPKGKNKRKKRSENPLIKSNDFRDKNTKREQRVQLWYEKDVLQNIQSDDDEETYDLNNLAKEYKAKGVAVLGESTLKPDADETIQGKKAKRRARHEAAAKDSSSESSDSEDEANEDGEGEGEQTAAGANAKKVRLSENEMALGALLTRNKKTRRDLIDAAWNRYAFNDENVPVWFKLDEDEHMTKPTPVPKELTAEYQRKLQEVNVRPIKKVMEAKARKHRRATKRLAKAKKMAEKIMENNDATNHEKSKQLKKVYKKAQEKKKEVTYVVAKKQTAARRARRPAGVKGRYKVVDPREKKDKRSMDAKKRREKGGKGRKGKGRK